From Skermanella sp. TT6, a single genomic window includes:
- a CDS encoding ABCB family ABC transporter ATP-binding protein/permease, translating to MPRILNERPSDAPALPSVDRRVFRLMLPFLWPRDDRGLRVRLAVSMTLLCLTAALNATVPILFARAVDRISVPAGTELAAVPVALLLAYGAMQWLAKVFNELRWALYGPIEQRMQRHMGLAVFRHVHELSLRFHLGRRTGQISRVLDNGMRGIRELLFDVVFLILPLFAEIAIICAVLLGSFGAAFAGITVATLALYGVCLVIGSEWLRRRQRKAVAEGAEAHGKAVDSLLNYETVKYFGNEEHIAGRYEGALREVERLTVNAMLWRSLTGILQVSILGAGLTAMILLAASEVAAGAMTVGDFVLVNTYLLQLIRPLDRLGQLYRSIKQSLTDVEQMLELLNQPAEVADAPDAVPLPAGPGRLRFERVGFAYDPRRPVLRDVSFELPPGGTLAIVGPSGAGKSTIGRLLFRFYDPTSGRILFDGADISSVTQASLRAAIAVVPQDTVLFNDTILYNIAFGRPGASRAEVERAARLARIHDFVAGLPDGYDSLVGERGLKLSGGEKQRVAIARAILKRPRLFLFDEATSALDSHTELAIQQSLREVSRGTTTVVIAHRLSTVVHADEILVLEDGRAVERGTHAALLARDGAYAALWARQQADRDAAE from the coding sequence ATGCCGCGCATCCTGAACGAGCGCCCTTCCGACGCCCCGGCGTTGCCGTCCGTGGACCGCCGGGTCTTCAGGCTGATGCTGCCGTTCCTGTGGCCGCGCGACGACCGCGGGCTGCGGGTCCGGCTGGCGGTGTCGATGACGCTGCTGTGCCTGACGGCGGCGCTCAACGCGACGGTGCCGATCCTGTTCGCCCGCGCGGTGGACAGGATCTCGGTCCCGGCGGGGACGGAGCTGGCGGCGGTGCCGGTCGCCCTGCTGCTGGCCTACGGCGCCATGCAGTGGCTCGCCAAGGTGTTCAACGAGCTGCGCTGGGCGCTGTACGGACCGATCGAGCAGCGGATGCAGCGCCACATGGGCTTGGCCGTGTTCCGCCATGTCCACGAGTTGAGCCTGCGCTTCCACCTGGGCCGGCGCACCGGCCAGATCAGCCGGGTGCTCGACAACGGCATGCGCGGCATCCGCGAGCTGCTGTTCGACGTGGTCTTCCTGATCCTGCCGCTGTTCGCCGAGATCGCGATCATCTGCGCGGTGCTGCTCGGGTCGTTCGGCGCGGCCTTCGCCGGGATCACCGTGGCGACCCTGGCGCTCTACGGGGTCTGCCTGGTGATCGGGTCGGAATGGCTGCGCCGCCGCCAGCGCAAGGCGGTCGCGGAAGGCGCCGAGGCCCACGGCAAGGCGGTGGACAGCCTGCTGAACTATGAGACGGTCAAGTATTTCGGCAACGAGGAGCATATCGCCGGACGCTACGAGGGGGCGCTTCGCGAGGTCGAGCGGCTGACCGTCAACGCCATGCTGTGGCGCAGCCTGACCGGAATCCTCCAGGTCTCGATCCTGGGGGCCGGGCTGACCGCGATGATCCTGCTGGCGGCGTCCGAGGTGGCGGCCGGGGCCATGACGGTCGGCGACTTCGTGCTGGTCAACACCTACCTGCTCCAGCTGATCCGCCCGCTCGACCGGCTGGGCCAGCTCTACCGCTCGATCAAGCAGTCGCTGACCGACGTGGAACAGATGCTGGAGCTGCTGAACCAGCCCGCCGAGGTGGCCGACGCGCCGGACGCCGTTCCCCTGCCCGCCGGTCCCGGCCGGCTGCGGTTCGAGCGGGTCGGCTTCGCCTACGACCCGCGCCGGCCGGTGCTGAGGGACGTCTCGTTCGAGCTGCCGCCGGGCGGGACGCTGGCGATCGTGGGGCCGAGCGGCGCCGGGAAATCGACGATCGGGCGCCTGCTGTTCCGGTTCTACGACCCGACGTCGGGCCGCATCCTGTTCGACGGCGCCGACATATCGTCAGTGACCCAAGCGAGCCTGCGCGCCGCCATCGCCGTGGTTCCCCAGGACACGGTGCTGTTCAACGACACCATTTTGTACAACATCGCGTTCGGCCGGCCGGGAGCCTCGCGCGCGGAGGTCGAGCGGGCCGCCCGCCTGGCCCGGATCCACGACTTCGTCGCCGGCCTGCCCGACGGCTACGACAGCCTGGTCGGCGAGCGCGGGCTGAAGCTGTCCGGCGGCGAGAAGCAGCGGGTCGCCATCGCCCGCGCGATCCTGAAGCGGCCCCGCCTGTTCCTGTTCGACGAGGCGACTTCCGCGCTGGACAGCCACACGGAGCTGGCGATCCAGCAGAGCCTGCGCGAGGTCAGCCGCGGCACCACCACGGTCGTGATCGCCCACCGGCTATCCACCGTGGTCCATGCCGACGAGATCCTGGTGCTGGAGGACGGCCGGGCGGTGGAACGCGGCACCCATGCCGCCCTGCTGGCGCGGGACGGCGCTTACGCGGCGCTGTGGGCGCGCCAGCAGGCCGACCGCGACGCGGCGGAGTGA
- a CDS encoding response regulator, producing the protein MPTLDLSDPAVYRSLFEASPNPYVLLDRNLTILGCNGAYLNVTGRTREQIVGRNMFDAFPGGDNEAQLRASFDRVLRTRQVDAIAVIPYAIARTTPEGTVMEERFWSATHTPLLNHLGGVGLILQHTVDVTELHRLKEAVALGDGGDVPPGPREQLESDLMRRAQAVQRTNLTLDAELDRLHRLFTQAPGFIAVISGPDHVFDLANDAYYRLVGRRDILGKPVREALPDVEGQGFYELLDHVHATGQAFVGRDMRLLVQPDPDATATELFVDFVYQPVLKPDGSVSAIFVQGHDVTDRKRARDELMRYQTDLEALVRERTLALEKSEAERVQAEAALRQAQRLEAIGKLTGGVAHDFNNLLQVIGSNLDLLQHEFIGNRGGDPASTARRLDSAMGAVQRGARLASQLLAFARRQPLEPRPVSLGRLLRGMDDLLRRALGDGIEVETVIAGGLWSMLADPNQVENVILNLAINARDAMDGTGRLTLEAGNAMLDDLYALQHPEVTAGQYVMLAVSDTGCGMSPDVMERAFEPFFTTKPEGKGTGMGLAMVHGFVKQSGGHVKLYSEVGHGTTVKIYLPRSRQAAEEPAPELRGGPVAGGTETVLVVEDDPQVRAATVEILAGLGYRVLQAADAQSALAVIRSGVLVDLLFTDVVMPGPLRSPDLARQARETLPDLAVLFTSGYTENAIVHGGRLDPGVQLLSKPYRREDLARRIRHLLANQRQRQAARPVPLALPPTAARPDEPPQGLRVLLVEDDGIIQASTADMLEALGHTVTAVSDADAALRVLEGGGIDVLFTDVGLPGRSGLELAREAMEGDPGLRVIVASGYGGTVRDGRGEAGLDAVFLPKPYTRNGIRKAFQSLAKPA; encoded by the coding sequence GTGCCGACCTTGGACCTGTCCGACCCGGCCGTCTACAGGTCGCTGTTCGAGGCTTCTCCCAATCCCTATGTCCTGCTTGACCGCAACCTCACCATCCTCGGCTGCAACGGCGCCTATCTGAACGTCACCGGGCGCACCCGCGAGCAGATCGTCGGACGCAACATGTTCGACGCCTTCCCCGGAGGCGACAACGAGGCGCAGCTCCGGGCCTCGTTCGATCGGGTGCTGCGGACGCGGCAGGTGGACGCGATCGCGGTCATCCCCTACGCCATCGCCCGGACCACGCCCGAGGGGACCGTGATGGAGGAGCGTTTCTGGAGCGCCACCCACACGCCCCTGCTCAACCATCTGGGCGGCGTGGGCCTGATCCTGCAGCACACGGTGGACGTCACCGAACTGCATCGCCTGAAGGAGGCGGTCGCCCTGGGCGACGGCGGCGACGTGCCGCCGGGACCGCGCGAGCAGCTGGAAAGCGACCTGATGCGCCGCGCCCAGGCCGTCCAGAGGACCAACCTGACCCTGGACGCCGAGCTCGACCGGCTGCACAGGCTGTTCACCCAGGCGCCCGGCTTCATCGCGGTCATCAGCGGTCCGGACCATGTGTTCGACCTCGCCAACGACGCCTATTACAGGCTGGTCGGCCGCCGCGACATCCTCGGCAAGCCGGTGCGCGAGGCGCTTCCGGACGTGGAGGGCCAGGGCTTCTACGAGCTGCTGGACCATGTCCACGCGACCGGCCAGGCGTTCGTCGGCCGCGACATGCGCCTGCTGGTCCAGCCGGACCCCGATGCGACGGCTACCGAGCTGTTCGTGGATTTCGTCTACCAGCCGGTCCTGAAGCCGGACGGCTCCGTTTCGGCCATCTTCGTCCAGGGCCACGACGTGACCGACCGCAAGCGGGCCCGGGACGAGCTGATGCGGTACCAGACCGACCTGGAGGCGCTGGTGCGGGAGCGCACCCTGGCGCTGGAGAAGAGCGAGGCCGAGCGCGTCCAGGCCGAGGCGGCGCTTCGCCAAGCCCAGCGGCTGGAGGCGATCGGCAAGCTGACCGGCGGCGTGGCCCATGATTTCAACAACCTGCTCCAGGTGATCGGCAGCAACCTGGACCTGCTGCAGCACGAGTTCATAGGCAATCGAGGCGGCGATCCCGCCTCCACCGCGCGCCGGCTGGATTCGGCGATGGGCGCCGTCCAGCGCGGCGCCCGGCTGGCGTCCCAGCTGCTCGCCTTCGCCCGCCGGCAGCCGCTGGAGCCGCGTCCGGTCAGCCTGGGCCGCCTGCTGCGCGGCATGGACGACCTGCTGCGCCGGGCGCTGGGCGACGGGATCGAGGTGGAGACGGTGATCGCCGGCGGGCTGTGGAGCATGCTGGCCGATCCCAACCAGGTCGAGAACGTGATCCTGAACCTGGCGATCAACGCCCGCGACGCGATGGACGGCACCGGGCGGCTGACGCTGGAAGCCGGGAACGCGATGCTGGACGACCTCTACGCGCTCCAGCATCCGGAGGTCACGGCGGGCCAGTACGTCATGCTGGCGGTGTCGGACACCGGCTGCGGCATGTCCCCGGACGTGATGGAACGGGCGTTCGAGCCCTTCTTCACGACCAAGCCGGAAGGCAAGGGCACCGGGATGGGCCTGGCCATGGTCCACGGCTTCGTCAAGCAGTCCGGCGGCCATGTCAAGCTCTACAGCGAGGTCGGGCACGGCACGACCGTGAAGATCTACCTGCCGCGGTCCCGCCAGGCCGCGGAGGAACCGGCGCCGGAACTGCGCGGCGGTCCGGTGGCGGGCGGCACCGAGACCGTGCTGGTGGTCGAGGACGATCCCCAGGTGCGCGCGGCCACGGTGGAGATCCTGGCGGGCCTGGGCTACCGGGTGCTCCAGGCGGCCGACGCGCAGAGCGCCCTGGCCGTCATCCGCAGCGGCGTGCTGGTCGACCTGCTGTTCACCGACGTGGTGATGCCCGGCCCGCTGCGGAGCCCGGACCTGGCGCGGCAGGCGCGCGAGACGCTGCCCGACCTGGCCGTCCTCTTCACCTCGGGCTACACCGAGAACGCCATCGTCCACGGCGGCCGGCTCGATCCCGGCGTGCAGCTCCTGAGCAAGCCCTACCGGCGGGAGGACCTGGCGCGCCGGATCCGCCACCTGCTGGCCAACCAGCGGCAGCGGCAGGCCGCGCGCCCGGTTCCGCTGGCGCTGCCGCCGACGGCTGCCCGGCCGGACGAGCCGCCGCAGGGGCTGCGCGTGCTGCTGGTGGAGGACGACGGGATCATCCAGGCCTCCACCGCGGACATGCTGGAGGCCCTGGGGCATACCGTCACGGCCGTGTCGGACGCCGATGCCGCCCTGCGCGTGCTGGAGGGCGGCGGGATCGACGTGCTGTTCACCGATGTCGGCCTGCCGGGACGGTCCGGCCTGGAGCTCGCCCGCGAGGCGATGGAGGGCGATCCCGGCCTGCGGGTCATCGTCGCCTCGGGCTACGGCGGCACCGTCCGGGACGGCCGGGGGGAAGCGGGGCTGGACGCGGTGTTCCTGCCCAAGCCCTATACCCGCAACGGCATCCGCAAGGCGTTCCAGTCGCTGGCGAAGCCGGCCTGA
- a CDS encoding pyrrolidone-carboxylate peptidase has product MTRILVTGFERFGPNDLNPSALLMDRLSGRDGVVAAVLPVEYGTSVARFEALLERHRPDAAIAFGLARCTDRIRLERVALNLDEAAAPDNAGVVRNGLRIAEDGPVGYWSSLPVDSMIAALEAAGLPVIGSGHAGGYVCNHLFYGVRHGIERRGSAMPMGFVHLPPLPGQVAGEAGRTGMDLDAQERAAVILLDTLGVMLKAGIA; this is encoded by the coding sequence ATGACCCGCATCCTGGTGACCGGCTTCGAGCGGTTCGGCCCCAATGACCTGAACCCCTCCGCCCTGCTGATGGACCGGCTGTCCGGCAGGGACGGGGTCGTGGCCGCCGTGCTGCCGGTCGAGTACGGCACCAGCGTCGCGCGGTTCGAAGCCCTGCTGGAGCGGCACCGGCCGGACGCCGCCATCGCCTTCGGCCTTGCCCGCTGCACCGACCGGATCCGGCTGGAGCGGGTGGCGCTCAACCTGGACGAGGCGGCGGCGCCGGACAATGCGGGCGTGGTCCGGAACGGCCTGCGCATCGCGGAGGACGGGCCGGTGGGGTACTGGTCGTCGCTGCCGGTGGACTCGATGATCGCGGCGCTGGAGGCGGCCGGCCTTCCCGTAATAGGGAGCGGGCACGCGGGCGGCTATGTCTGCAACCACCTGTTCTACGGCGTCAGGCACGGCATCGAGCGGCGTGGATCGGCGATGCCGATGGGTTTCGTCCACCTGCCGCCGCTGCCCGGGCAGGTGGCAGGCGAGGCGGGCCGGACCGGGATGGACCTCGACGCCCAGGAGCGGGCGGCGGTCATCCTGCTGGATACCCTGGGGGTAATGTTGAAGGCCGGCATCGCGTAG
- the trpS gene encoding tryptophan--tRNA ligase: MNRIFSGMQPTRQLHLGNYLGALRNWVSLQDQFESIFCIVDLHALTLPQDPAVLLGNTREVTAAYIAAGIDPERCIIFNQAAVAAHSELSWILSCHTPMGWLNRMTQFKEKAGKHRENAALGLYAYPVLMAADILVYKATHVPVGEDQKQHLELARDIAGAFNRHYDKDFFPLPEPQILGEATRVMSLRDGTKKMSKSDESDYSRINLTDDADTIALKVRKAKTDPDPLPESVEDLEKRAEADNLVTIYSALAGTSRQDTLDRFAGQQFSGFKGALVDLAVDKLAPISTEMNRLMSDVGEIDRILRRGADKANAIASANLADIKDIIGLLRP, encoded by the coding sequence GTGAACCGCATCTTCTCGGGCATGCAGCCGACCCGCCAATTGCATCTGGGCAATTACCTGGGCGCGCTGCGCAACTGGGTCTCCTTGCAGGACCAGTTCGAGAGCATCTTCTGCATCGTCGACCTGCATGCCCTGACGCTGCCGCAGGACCCCGCCGTGCTGCTGGGCAACACCCGGGAGGTCACGGCCGCCTACATCGCCGCCGGCATCGATCCGGAGCGCTGCATCATCTTCAACCAGGCGGCGGTCGCGGCCCATTCCGAGCTGTCCTGGATCCTGTCGTGCCACACCCCGATGGGCTGGCTGAACCGGATGACCCAGTTCAAGGAGAAGGCCGGCAAGCACCGGGAGAACGCGGCGCTGGGCCTCTATGCCTATCCCGTGCTGATGGCGGCGGACATCCTGGTCTACAAGGCGACCCACGTGCCGGTCGGCGAGGACCAGAAGCAGCACCTGGAGCTGGCGCGGGACATCGCCGGCGCCTTCAACCGCCATTACGACAAGGACTTCTTCCCGCTGCCCGAGCCGCAGATCCTGGGCGAGGCGACCCGCGTCATGTCGCTGCGCGACGGCACCAAGAAGATGAGCAAGTCGGACGAGTCCGACTATTCGCGCATCAACCTGACCGACGACGCCGACACCATCGCGCTGAAGGTGCGCAAGGCCAAGACCGATCCGGACCCCCTGCCGGAGAGCGTCGAGGACCTGGAGAAGCGGGCCGAGGCGGACAACCTGGTGACGATCTACTCGGCCCTGGCCGGCACCTCCCGCCAGGACACCCTGGACCGGTTCGCCGGGCAGCAGTTCAGCGGCTTCAAGGGCGCGCTGGTCGATCTGGCGGTGGACAAGCTGGCGCCGATCAGCACGGAGATGAACCGGCTGATGTCGGACGTCGGCGAGATCGACCGCATCCTGCGCCGGGGCGCCGACAAGGCGAACGCGATCGCGTCGGCCAACCTGGCGGACATCAAGGACATCATCGGCCTGCTGCGCCCCTGA
- the murJ gene encoding murein biosynthesis integral membrane protein MurJ, whose product MSFARAIATVGGLTMLSRVAGFARDILTAAVLGAGPVADAFFVALKLPNFFRRLFAEGAFSVSFVPIFSAELERKGRAAAQAFAEEALAVMLTVLLPFVLVMVALMPWLMQGLAPGFADEPAKFALAVDYARMTFPYLLLVSLVALLGGVLNSLERFGPFAAAPIAFNLTLIAALLLARGTGVSAGYAMSQAVTLAGVVQLVWLAASCHAAGISLRLPRPRLTPRVRRLFVLMAPGAIGTGVMQINLFVDIVLASLLPSGAVSFLYYADRLNQLPLGVIGIAIGTALLPVLSRHVVARDHDAVRHFLSRALEFALALGLPAAIALVAVAHPIIHVLFERGAFGPEETAATAWALAAYAIGIPAYVIVKVLNAAFFARHDTSAPVRAAIVVAVANAALGLALIGVLGHVGIALATGATAWLNAGLLGWMLHRRGHFDIDARLRGRAPRLLFAGLSMGAALVGAAWMLEPWLAGPSVVRATALAALVGIGAAVYFAVAHGIGGMRLGEIGILLKRAPGGSGAA is encoded by the coding sequence ATGAGTTTCGCGCGCGCCATCGCCACCGTCGGCGGATTGACCATGCTCAGCCGGGTGGCGGGGTTCGCCCGCGACATCCTGACCGCCGCCGTGCTGGGGGCGGGGCCGGTCGCCGACGCCTTCTTCGTGGCGTTGAAGCTGCCCAACTTCTTCCGCCGGCTGTTCGCGGAGGGCGCCTTCTCCGTCTCCTTCGTGCCGATCTTCTCGGCCGAGCTGGAGCGCAAGGGCCGGGCCGCGGCGCAGGCCTTCGCGGAGGAGGCGCTGGCCGTGATGCTGACGGTGCTGCTGCCCTTCGTGCTCGTCATGGTGGCGCTGATGCCGTGGCTGATGCAGGGGCTGGCGCCCGGCTTCGCGGACGAGCCGGCCAAGTTCGCGCTGGCGGTCGATTATGCCCGCATGACCTTCCCGTACCTGCTGCTGGTCTCGCTGGTGGCCCTGCTGGGCGGGGTGCTGAACTCGCTGGAGCGCTTCGGGCCGTTCGCCGCGGCGCCGATCGCCTTCAACCTGACCCTGATCGCGGCGCTGCTGCTGGCGCGCGGGACCGGCGTGTCGGCCGGGTACGCCATGTCGCAGGCGGTGACGCTGGCCGGCGTCGTCCAGCTGGTCTGGCTGGCGGCGTCCTGCCATGCCGCGGGAATCAGCCTGCGCCTGCCCCGGCCGCGCCTGACGCCGCGGGTCAGGCGGCTGTTCGTCCTGATGGCGCCGGGGGCGATCGGCACCGGGGTGATGCAGATCAACCTGTTCGTCGACATCGTGCTGGCCTCGCTGCTCCCCTCCGGGGCGGTATCGTTCCTCTATTACGCCGACCGGCTGAACCAGCTGCCGCTGGGCGTCATCGGCATCGCGATCGGGACGGCGCTGCTGCCGGTGCTGTCGCGCCACGTCGTGGCCCGCGACCACGACGCGGTCCGGCATTTCCTGAGCCGTGCGCTGGAATTCGCCCTGGCGCTGGGGCTGCCTGCGGCGATCGCCCTGGTGGCCGTGGCCCACCCGATCATCCATGTCCTGTTCGAGCGCGGCGCCTTCGGCCCGGAGGAGACCGCGGCGACCGCCTGGGCGCTGGCGGCCTATGCGATCGGCATCCCGGCCTACGTGATCGTGAAGGTGCTGAACGCCGCCTTCTTCGCCCGTCACGACACGTCGGCGCCGGTCCGGGCCGCGATCGTCGTGGCGGTCGCCAACGCGGCGCTGGGGCTGGCGCTGATCGGCGTCCTGGGCCATGTCGGCATCGCGCTCGCCACCGGCGCGACCGCCTGGCTGAACGCGGGACTGCTGGGCTGGATGCTGCACCGCCGGGGTCATTTCGACATCGACGCCCGCCTGCGCGGCCGGGCCCCGCGCCTGCTCTTCGCCGGCCTGTCCATGGGCGCCGCCCTGGTCGGCGCGGCCTGGATGCTGGAGCCGTGGCTCGCCGGGCCGTCGGTCGTCCGGGCGACCGCGCTCGCGGCGCTGGTCGGCATCGGCGCCGCGGTCTATTTCGCGGTCGCCCACGGCATCGGCGGCATGCGGCTGGGCGAGATCGGCATTCTGCTGAAGCGGGCTCCCGGCGGGTCGGGCGCGGCTTGA